In Persephonella sp., the DNA window AAAGAAGACTTGGACTGGATTAATCAATGTATGAAATTAAATTTACTAAAACTGCATTAAGAGAACTGAACAGCTTAAATAAGCCTATACAAGAGCTAATTATAAGAAAATTAGAAATTCTTTCCCAGAACCCAAACCTGTTGAAAAACAATATTAAAGTTCTAAAAGGAAAATATAAAGGCTTAAAAAGATTAAGAGTGGGAAAATACAGAGTAATTTTTGACCAGAAAGATGAAGAATTGATAATTCTTAAGATTAGAGTTGCTTCACGAGGAGAGATTTATTGATTTTTCACATTTTTATAATATCTTTTTCATAAAAAAATCAGAGAGAGGAAAATGGCAAAAAGTCCTTTTAATATAAAACTGCCCTTTGAACCTGCAGGAGATCAGCCAAAAGCGATAAAACAGCTTTACGATAACCTGAAACAGGGCGTAAAAGAACAGGTTCTCCTGGGAGCAAC includes these proteins:
- a CDS encoding type II toxin-antitoxin system RelE/ParE family toxin; amino-acid sequence: MYEIKFTKTALRELNSLNKPIQELIIRKLEILSQNPNLLKNNIKVLKGKYKGLKRLRVGKYRVIFDQKDEELIILKIRVASRGEIY